The Clostridia bacterium genomic interval ATTTTCGGTTAATATAAGTTTTTTTAGATTTTCAACACCAATTTCCAATGGCAAAAGAGCCTTTTCTTTTAAAAGACCTATTTTTTCCGGCAAAATACTTTCAGCAATCGAAAAGCCTCCAACCCGTGTTCTCAATAAAAAAGAAAGATGAGCTCCAACTCCCAAGGATTCACCTAAATCATGACAAATAGTTCTAATATAAGTACCTTTAGAACAATGAATCTTAAAAATCAAACGCGGTGGTTTATATTTAATTATTTTAAAATCATAGACAAAAACCGTCCGCGGAGATACTTTAGTTTCCAAACCCAGGCGAGATCTTTTATAAAGGGGTATACCATTTACTTTTACCGCTGAATAATCAGGAGGTGTTTGTTTTATTTCCCCCATAAATTGTCCTAGTTTACTTTTAATTTCCTCTAGTGAAAGATCAGCACAATTACTAGTGCGAAGCACTCTACCCCAAGCATCCTGAGTATCAGTGGTAATACCAAAAGTTAATTCTGCCCAATATTCCTTATCTGCAGCAAGCATAAATTCTAACAGACGAGTCGCCTTTCCCACCCCTAAAGGTAAAACACCAACTGCCTGGGGATCTAATGTTCCAGCATGACCAATTTTTTTTGTGTGCAATTTTCGGCGTAAATAAACAACAACATCATGAGAAGTTAATCCCGGAGGTTTTAAAACATTAAGCACACCATCCATAAAGATCATTCCTTAATCAAAGTTTTTCAAGTAAATCGGCAGTTTTTTTAATTACTAAATTAACTGATTCTTTAAGATTCCCTTCTAAAGAGCAGCCAGCAGCCTGGGCATGGCCACCCCCATTAAAATGCTGAGCCAAAAGATTAACATCATAGCCTTGTTTACCCCGCAAACTTACTTTAATCTTTCGAGGTTCCAATTCTTTAAAAACCAAAGCTACCTGCACACCTGCTACTGAACGCAATAAACTAATAATTTTTTCAGTATCAATATTCAGCAAACCATTAGCAGCTAAATCTTCATATGATAATGCTGTCCAAACAATTCGTTTTTCTTGTGCAAACTGTAATTTATCCAAAGCTATTTTAATAATTTTTAATTCTTTAAAAGGTCTTTTTTCAAAAAGATGTTCGCGAATTAAATCAACAGCGGCCCCGTAATTTAATAATTTTCCGGCAATAAAAAAAGTTTCCGCTGTAGTGCTGCTATGGCGGAAATAACCAGTATCGGTGGCCACTGCCACATATAAACAAGTAGCTATTTCCGCTGAAATAGATTTTTGAGCATTTTGTAAAAGCCTAAAAATTATTTCACCCGCAGCTGCCGCCTCTGGTTCAACTAAATTATAATCTCCAAAAAATGTATTACTCTGATGATGGTCAATATTAATTATAGGTACATTTTGCGGAAGAGTATAAAGCAGACGATTTTCCGCGGCACAATCTACAGCAATCACCGGTTTTTCAGGCAAAACCTGCTTTGTATAATATTTTATCAAATCTTGACCAGGTAAAAAGCTAAATTCTCGATTAATTTTTTCAGGATGATAAATTAAAGGCTGAAAACCTTCACCTTGTAAATAGAGACCTAAAGCCAAGGCAGAACCTAAACAATCACCATCAGGTTTTTCATGTAAAAGCAAAATTATTTGCTGATAATCTTGAATAAGGGACATAATTTTCGACCAAGCCGTCATTTATTTTCTCCTTTTTGTTGATTAATATCTTCCAAAATTCGATTAATCCTGGCACCATATTCAATAGAGGCATCAAGTTTAAAAATTAATTCTGGTGTTTGATAAGTTGCTAACGTTTTAGCTAATTCACTTCTTAAAAAACCACTTGCTTTCTGTAAAACTTGTAAAGTCATGGACTGATCAGCCGGTTCAGCCATAATACTTACATAAATCCGAGCATATCCCAAATCATTAGTTACATCTACATGAGTAATACTAATTAAACCTTTTAAACGTGGGTCCTTCATTTCCTCGTGAATTAACCGCGATAATTCCCTTTTTATTTCTTCACCCATTCTAAAACTACGGTGATTAACCATTTTCCAAACCTCCCAGCCTTAGGAAATTTCCCGTTTTACCTCTTTTAACATGAAAAATTCTAATTGATCACCTTCCTGGAAATCATAGTAGTTTTCTAATGCTAAACCACATTCAAAACCACTACTAACTTCACGAATATCATCTTTAAATCTGCGTAAAGAACTAATTTTCCCTTCATGAATTACAATTTCATCACGAATTACCCGTACTTGACTATTACGGATAATTTTACCTTCGGATATATAGGAACCAGCAATAAAACCAACCTTGGGCACCTTAATAACAGCACGAACTTCCCCTTTACCAATAATCTCCTCTTTTATTTCCGGTTGTAAAAGTCCGCTCATAGCAGCTTTAACATCTTCTATCGCCTCATAAATAACCCGATATAAACGCACATCT includes:
- the truB gene encoding tRNA pseudouridine(55) synthase TruB; the encoded protein is MIFMDGVLNVLKPPGLTSHDVVVYLRRKLHTKKIGHAGTLDPQAVGVLPLGVGKATRLLEFMLAADKEYWAELTFGITTDTQDAWGRVLRTSNCADLSLEEIKSKLGQFMGEIKQTPPDYSAVKVNGIPLYKRSRLGLETKVSPRTVFVYDFKIIKYKPPRLIFKIHCSKGTYIRTICHDLGESLGVGAHLSFLLRTRVGGFSIAESILPEKIGLLKEKALLPLEIGVENLKKLILTENELVKIRHGQKVFLPESTPLAKNIAIFNHQGELEAIAEILSQEQKVILKPKKVLKRD
- a CDS encoding bifunctional oligoribonuclease/PAP phosphatase NrnA; this translates as MTAWSKIMSLIQDYQQIILLLHEKPDGDCLGSALALGLYLQGEGFQPLIYHPEKINREFSFLPGQDLIKYYTKQVLPEKPVIAVDCAAENRLLYTLPQNVPIINIDHHQSNTFFGDYNLVEPEAAAAGEIIFRLLQNAQKSISAEIATCLYVAVATDTGYFRHSSTTAETFFIAGKLLNYGAAVDLIREHLFEKRPFKELKIIKIALDKLQFAQEKRIVWTALSYEDLAANGLLNIDTEKIISLLRSVAGVQVALVFKELEPRKIKVSLRGKQGYDVNLLAQHFNGGGHAQAAGCSLEGNLKESVNLVIKKTADLLEKL
- the rbfA gene encoding 30S ribosome-binding factor RbfA, whose product is MVNHRSFRMGEEIKRELSRLIHEEMKDPRLKGLISITHVDVTNDLGYARIYVSIMAEPADQSMTLQVLQKASGFLRSELAKTLATYQTPELIFKLDASIEYGARINRILEDINQQKGENK